The nucleotide window cagctgggggctgtggggacCCACCTGTTAGAGGTTTCCTCAAAGGAATTCCATGTCCACGTGCTCCAGAGAGGCTGGGAGACAGCTCAGATCCTCCCTGATCCATGggctcctctccttcccccgTATCTGGATCAAGGAGTGGGAAGCAGTGGCTGTGGCTCACTTAGCCTGGAGCACAACATGAAATTCTTGCTGTAACTTCCCACTCCGTGCATTCTCAGCCAGGTCAGTACTTCCAGGTGTCTCCAGAATGCAATGTTTGCTCCTTATCAGGCAATACAGCTGAAGTGTGGGAATTAACTCCAGCAAAGAAGTTGGGAAGAGCTCTTTTAAACTACTCTCAGTGCATCTTTCCCAGCTGGTGCTGGCAAATCTCCCTCCAAGTGGTGATTGcccaaaggttggacttgatgatctcagaggtcttttccaacttaaatgattctgtgatttgggTTGGTTTTAATTGATCCAAAATATCGAGTTTGTAGCCTTTGCTCTTACAGGGGTTTCTTGCAGATATTCAGGCTGAAgtgatgtttttaatttatctgcTCATGCTAAATGTTCTTGTGGGTTTCCAAAAGAGCAGAGGATGGAAATAAAGGGCTGGTTGCTGGTGGGGGTGGTTGATTTGCCATCTGCTGTGGATGAGAGCAAAGTGCCTGCCCAGCAAGTTCTTGCACGTCAGCCcgagccctgctctgctgcacagggTTTGATCCTGGTGTTTTCTCCCCTCTCGTGCCAGATACCATTTAAAAGATGTGATTGTGGGGAAGATCTACTTCCTGCTGGTGCGGATCAAGATCAAGCACATGGAGATAGACATCATCAAGAGGGAGACAACGGGCACGGGTCCCAACGTGTACCACGAGAACGACACCATAGCCAAGTACGAGATCATGGATGGGGCACCTGTGAGAGGTGAGAGGGCACAGGACCCCCCAGGATTCCTCTTCGGGAGGCTTTTGGGGTGGGAGTTTGAGTCTTGCAGTATCTTCTCCTGTGTGCTCAGCATCCTGTTCCACTGGTGGGCTCAGAGCAGGGGATTGATCTGATCCCCTTCGTTCTCCAGTGCGATGAGGGCCAACTGAGGCAGAGTGAGTTGCAATGACTTAATTCTTTTGATGAAGCAGTGGTAGAACCAGCTATAAATTCACAGTTGGCATGGGCCACCAGCTGGCattgctgcagctcagagcagagagggTGTTCTTGCTCTGTGCCAATCTCCTGTGCCACTGTTCCTTTGCCCAGCAGTCACCTGCCAGAGAAAATGTCACCttactcatttttttcctgtagtgcTGTCTTGATGCAGGTCCCAAAAGAGTCCTGTGCTGTTAGCGTGGAGCTGGGATAGCTGGCAGCAAGGGCAGGATCTGGCTGTGGACCGTGCATGCTGGTTTCCGAAGGGAGTTGAGGTCTTCTAGCTCATGTTAGTGCACTTGTGGAAACGGGGACAAAGGTTGTGGCCGTGTGAGtttgtgttttgctgctgctctcctggtttGTCTGCATCCTGTCTGTGCTGACAGCTCCATGCCCTTTCCAGGGGAGTCCATTCCCATCAGGCTCTTTCTGGCTGGCTACGAGCTGACTCCAACCATGAGGGACATCAACAAGAAGTTCTCAGTGCGTTATTACCTCAACCTGGTGCTGATCGATGAGGAGGAGAGACGCTACTTCAAACAGCAGGTGAgaaacagagctgctgttctCCTTGTATCTGTGGATGGTTGACTGGGAGGCTTTTACAAGGACCTacagggaatttgggattcATCACGTGGAAGGATGGTCTAGAAGAACATCCACGCAGGTCAGATTTGTGTGGTGGTGGGGAGGAATTTGGAAAGTTCCTGCCTGGAATTTCTTTTCTGCTCAGTGGTGGAGCTTCTGTGCTTCACCTTGTCAGTGGCACTAGAACAGAGGTGCCGTGGATGTCTTCTGTGTGCCCAGACCCCAGGGAGGAGCTCTCTACCCAAATTTCGGGCAGGCTGCACTGCCAGGTGTGTCCTGGCTGCTGGTGGAACAGGAGCCTGGTTCAGCCTGCGGGGCTgggtggggcagcaggaggtcTCAGCAGAAGGTCTGGAGCCCTGACAAGCCTTGGCCGTGTCCCTGCAGGAGGTGGTGCTGTGGAGGAAAGGGGACATCGTCAGGAAGAGCATGTCCCACCAGGCTGCCATCGCGTCCCAGCGCTTCGAGGGCACGTCCTCGCACGGCGAGGCCAAGACCCCCGGGCAGCCCACGGAGAACAACGGGCGGCAGTGAGGCCGGGGGGCCCCGGGAGCCCCCAGCACAGCGGCACCGACGAGGAGACACTCAGAGACTTCACAGAAATCAATTCCCGTTTTTGACTTCATTCCTTTCTTCAAAGGACTGCCGGGGTGGGATGGGGCGGGGAGGGCTCGGCGAGCTGGAGCGCTGGCGGCGCTTCCCAATCCATCCGTTCCTCTGGAGGCTGGTTTGAGGCTGCTCTGAGGCCGTGTCCGGAGGCTGCGGAGCTGCCTGATGTCCTGTGTGCCCCGAGAGCCTAGGCCTGGCAGCGGGGAAGGGGAGAGCACCTGGAGGCCCCGTCTGCTTCTTCCCGGCCGTGGGcaggctgctctggggctcTGTAGGATGGGTGTTTATTCTTGCCTTTCCGAAATCTTCCCTGGGGAAAACGTCCCGGTGATTAGCTGGATGCTAGAGGAGGGATCAGAGACTGTGGCGTGGCCTACTGGAAATCTTGTGGTGTCATCCCCTCGCTGcttccccttcttcctcttcGTGCTGGCGTTGGATTCCTTGCCACGAGCAGTTGGATGATGGAGGTGACTCAGCCCTGGGACTGCCACCCAGCCACCAGGAGCACGGGCTGGGCCgtgctgtgtcccaccaggagctgtggctggtAGGAGGGAGTGAGATGTGTGGGTACAGGAGGAGGTGGCAGGGGGTGGGCAGAGCGGTGAtggtcccagtgctgctgggtggGCAACAAgtgagggcaggaaggctcctGGCCACGAGCTGTGCCTTCCTAGTCATGTCCTGGCAGCTGTCTGAGCACTCCCAAGATCCACActtcaggtgctgctgcagagaggtgTGGAGAGCAGTTCTGGAGCTCTTGGGGGGTCTCCTGTGGGGGGGTTTGTGCTGCACACGCTGCCCTGCCCGTGTCTGTGTCCTTGGGACAGAGCAGGCTTTGTGTAGGGACGGACAGCAGTGTGGGCACACGTGTGGGGGGTCTGGTTTGCTGCCTCGTGCCTGCGGGACAAGGATTAGTGGGGACAGAAGGTGGATGCAGTTGTTGTGGGAGGCTCAAAAAGGTCTGTGTGGGCTGCTGGAAGGAGCCAAGCAGCACCTGGAAGGGTGGCAGAGCTCTGATTCCAGACACACATTCCTGAGGCCTGAGCTGAAGTCACCAGCGAGGTCTGAGAGCATGCAATGAACTGAGAACCTGaatgtgggttttctttttttttttttttttaaataagctgCTTTTAGCCTTCAGCTAAGTAGACTCATGAGAACATTCCCAGAAGGAAGTCACTCCTCCATTAAAAATCAGATGTGGCTTTGTAGGTTTGATTGACTGAGTTTGGAGAATGTCCATGCTGTTCAGCTGCCCTTCAGCAAGCAGGTGGTGAGACCTCCTACCCTGGGGAGAGACAAGCCTGCACCAAGTGCTGGGACATGAGCTCTGTCAAATGGGATTTGTCTGGATTTCCCTGAGTTTGTGGCTCGCTAGTTTGTCCAGCTTCTTTCTGGCTCTGGAATCAAGTTCCTCTGTCCTACAGCTGAATGTAGAGCAGGTGTCTTGCAGCTGGGAAATGAAGTTTCTGCTTTGTTCAGTggagggagcggggctggggcgGGAAGGGGAGCTTTTTATGTAATGACAGCTACTGTATTTCAGTGATAAATGTGTGTTTCTGCTTGCCAAAGTCAGTTATCTTTTCCTCACCACGTGTAAGGTTGTGGTTTTTAGTAGAGCTGGCCAGTCTAGCTCTGTAGAGGACACTAATGCTCTCATCTGTGCTGAATGCTTGTGTCACCCCATGGTTCTGCTGTGCACCACTGAAGACGTGGCTTGCTTGTCCTGCCACGGGGAGtctgtgccatgggctgggGCCGTGTCTTCCCAAGGCTCAAAAGCTCACTGCAGACAGCAATCGCcttgctgtgccagggcaaGGGACCTCTGCTATGACAAAGGAGCCTGGGTGTCACTTTGGAcactcctctctccctccctcatggggagctggctgtgctgcagccaggcacaaTCCTTTAGGGACAAGTGAAGCTCCTTTGGGAGCCTTTGGGGATAACAAACTACCCTTCTATGGctcagctgagcacagcagcacccTTACAATCTTCTTAAGCTTTTCTTCAGCTCCCTCCTTGCCTTTAATCCTTTATTCCTTTATTCCTTTATTCATTTATTCCCCTGCATTGTAGGCCATGTGGTGGGAAAGAAGCCCTCTGGATGGAGATGTATCTGCATTCCaggagtggtttttttttttttccctgcctgaCTGGATGTAAGATCATTGTCTGGCTGTAAGGAGATGGCTGTTCATCTGTTCATCATTCCTAGAGGGTTCCCTTGGAAAAGGTGCATGAGCCTCTACAttgatttggggatttttcctaGTTTGTCCCCTCTCCCATGCCCCAGTGTATGGAACCAGAATTTAGaaattattcccatttttacTGAATCTGATGGACCATTCATTAGCCACTCTGTTTGTCTGAGGTGGAGCAGATGTGCTGAGCATCCTTAGAGAGAAGCTGGGGTCACTCCAGGACAAGGTACTCTAGAACAGTGTTTTGTGAGCATGTGAAGGGGCAGATGCTACTTGAGCAGTCGTGTCCCCCTGAGCTGGTGGTTCTGTGCTGTACTTGGGtcattccctctctcccaggcAGAAGGGAGTGGACAAGTACCAAACCAAGCAGTGCAACTTGTAATTAAGCCTCTGCTGTGTTTACATGTTTCTTAATTCGTCGTCTTTTCAAtggctgtattttaaaacttgggtttttttgtctctccaattaaaaaaagccagccctggctgtcaAATGCTGTGCATGGGTTTGTCTGATGTTTTAtattgggttgggttttttcctgtggtatgaagagatttttctttcaaaatgccACAGTGTACAGCTCTCCAAACATACTGGAGGAATTTGTCCTTTGTTATCTTTATAAATCCTTGGTCTTTCTTTAAGCTGTGTCACTGCTTGGCAGCTGTACTGGTGGAGGACCCATGTGGCTTAAAAATTAGCTGGCtggctttattttcttctatttccctGATGTCAGAACTAAAATGACGTGGGAACTTTTGTACCTGTAGGAAGTTCACTGTGATCTGCTTTGTGCATCCATCTCCAGAGAGACTGTTGACAACAGCATGCACTGACAGCATGAGGGAGGACAGCTTCACTCTGACACAGAATAGTttagatgggatgttgggaagaaattcttccctgagGGTGGTGTGACCCTGGCacaactgtggctgccccatccctggaagtgtccaaagccaggatggacagggtttggagcaagctgggatagtagaaggtgttccacccatggcagagggtgggagGAGATGATTTGAGGGTCTCTTTCAACCCAGGCTGTTCAATGATTCTTAATTTTCTGGTTCTAGACAGAActcaggaattccttcctgcAGAAGAACGTCCCTCTGCAGTACAGGGAGCTGCACTAGACCCCAAACTAAACAAAGAGGATGCACCTGTTTCTTCCTCAAGAGATAAATTACAGATTTTTCCACTACTAAAACCCAGGTAGCCACAGTTGATTCCAAAAGGctttatttattgaaaaaataagcaaaaataacTGTGTCAGGGGAAGGGACATGTGGCTGCGGATCTTGTGTGGGCACGTTCGTGGTGCTGTGCTTGAGCAGGTGAACTTGAGAGTTGtgctggtggaggaggaggcatGAGCAGGCtgggtgggagctgtgctgctttaATGTGGCTTTTCCTCTTCCAGGCTCAAGACAAAATCAAATTCCTCTGTGGTAAGGAAGGAAAAGTCGTAAGTGAAACTTCCAGCTTGTCTGACAGGTGGAATCAAGAGTGCCTGGAGGTTCTCACCTTGTGTCAGGGGTTGGATGGACAGACGTTGCCTGGTGAAGAGCATCATGTCCTTGAGGGGGCCCCCATCTGCTTTGTGTGCCAGGTGGTGAGCCTTGATCTCAGAGAGGGGGATGAAGCGCTTGGTCATCCTCACAAACTGCACATCCACCTGGGAAGGGAggggcagcacaggagcaggttGGACAAGGACACGGCCTCCAGACATCCCATAAAATCTTTGAGGGATATAAAAGATTTGAAACTGGAAGCATTGCTTTGGTCTGCTCAAGGCTAAAAGAACTTCCCAGTATTTCTGGCACATGATTTGTTGGCATTTGTTGTGCACCAGCAAGGTGCTTTCGTGTCACAGACAATACAAAATTCACATGTGGGATGCAGCCAGCCCATGAACACTCCCTTCCCTACAATTTAATGTGCCTCAAAACTACAGATTTGTTTGCTGTGCACTGACAGTGGTTCTTAGTTCATTTTCCTAACTCAGGGTTCTGCCATACGTGGAGACCAGGTCTGCAGCCAAGATTTGAAAATGAAGagagggcagctctgcagccaagATCTGAAAATTTAGGGAGATACATTTTGGCAGCCTTCTGGAAAggatagggggaaaaaagcagagaagacAGGACTGAATTTTCTCTTGAGAGAGAAAAAGGCCAGGACAGAAGCTTAAGATTTTCAATATGATGCAAAGAGCCCTCTCCCTTCTCTTGGCTTGCACACAGAGCTTGAGCAGCTGTATTTAATAGAGTACATTACCATGGACCACTTGGGGTTCTCTTTTCTGCTGGTGGAGTCATAGTGAGGATCCTTCTGATCAAACTGTGTGTGATCAGGGTACGCCTCCTTTACAATCTGAAGCAGAAGGGGAGAAGAAAGTTTCCATCAGTTCAAAATCCCTGTCAGCAAAGGGCATGAGATGTGACAAGGAATAATCCTGGTGCAAAAATCAGCCTTGCTTTCCCTGAACTCCATTCTGACAGTTTGCTTTACATTTCTTGGGTGGAAAAGTGCAGAACAGTAAGTGCAGCATCACCTGCTTGAGATCAGTGTGGAAGGAAATGGAACAGAGGAAAACTGGGGAGCTGATGATGATCTTTGTGATGAGTTCTCTTAAAGAAAAAGCTGTTCTGTGCCCTGGCTTTATTCTACTGCCTAGTGGGCTCTGCTGACTAGAATGGAGTGAGTCAGATTGGAATCAGAGCATGGAATAGCACTTGGCTTGGCTGGGAGTGCCCTGAAATGTcagcaggaaaacagcacaGTTTGGCTCCATCTCTCTGGGGACACATGGCTGAGTCAGCCCTGTAGTGTTGAGCTGAGGTGTCCTGGGCTCATTCCCTGCTCTCATGTATGAACAACTCCTGCACTCTTTGGTCTGAGACACAAGGAATGAGCTGTTTGATAAACCATTCATTATCACTTCTCTCCCCAAACACAGCCCCTCACCTTGACAAGGGCCACAATGCCAGGCTCTTTGCAGTTACTGTGGTAGAAGAAGGCCTGCTGCCCAAGTTTCATGGATCTCAGGAAATTCCTTGCCTGTCAGGAGTAAACAAGAGACTTTCAGCTGTTTCCATCAAGCTCTCAGGGCTTCATTATAAGCAGCCAAGAGTAGGAACCAACAAGAGAGGTAGATGAGCTTCAGAATTACTCAGATAGTGTTTCCTACAGTTGTCATAGAGATGTTTTTGTGCTGGAATGAAATTAAGCAAAAACAAGGCTAAAGAGCAAGATCCAGTTGGTCAGAAAGTGTGTGGGAATTCAACAGCTCAGCCACCCTTGCCCAggagagctgtcagcaaagaaCTCAGAGCAGATCATGTGTAGGGGAACAGGGAATCCTGTGTAGTACAGGGACCATACACAGCAGGGGAACACAGGTGAAACAGAAAGCTGTACACTGACAGAGAATTTGGGGAAGTACAGACTTGCTGTAAGGTATCAAAGGTTGGTCTAAGTGAAAGAAGAACTGGATGATTTGACAGAATATTACCCAGCTTGAATCTACCTCTGACCTAGAGGCCACGAAGCAGGAGTTGACTTCAGATCCCTGCCAAAATGCACCTGTATGAAAAGGTAGAGTGCCCCAAAAGGAAATGCTTCAGGCACAGGAACAAGCTGTGGGCAGAACCACTTTCTTCCTACTGCTATTTCAGTGCCCCCATGTGCTTCCTACCTGGTAGTTCCTTACTCCATCCCAGCAGGTTGTCTGATTAGGCTGAGCTTTCAAGTCGTCAACACTGAACTgccaaatgaaatgaaaataaagattcATTCAGGAGGTTTGTGATCTTTACAGTGTCATTGTCTGCACTGAGCCTAAGCATTTGTGGCTAGCAGCTCCTTCAATTATAGCACAAACTTGACACAATTTTTATCTCCCACAGGGCCTACAGAAAAACCTTGACAAAGCAGCAGTGTAAAGGCAGAGTCTGAAATAGATGCTGCTCCTGTGACCAACAGCCAAGCATCCTGAGGAGCCGATTTCCTTCTGTATTGCACGTATGAAACCCCAAGGTTGCCACCTTGAAcaagaacattttgtttttctatttccaGGAAGACAAATAggttttgagaagaaaaaaccaATCTGAGTTGCCTGATGCTGTCCctcagcagctgggcaggagtgaccttgctgctgtcctgtgctgagtgAGGGGGTGCCAGTGCTTACCTTCACATCCACCCCCTTCTCCAGCCTGCTCTCAGGTTCTGATTTTAGCAGCCAGTGACAATACGTGATCTTGCTTTCTTCACCACCAGACCcagattcttttttcttccagttcttcCATCCTGACTTGGAGCTCCCAGCTGGAGGTTTTGAAggcttctcttcttcctccttatCTGAATTCTCCTCCTTGGTTTTGGCAATTTTAGCATCAGGCTCTTTTTTATCTTAAAAGACATGGAGACACAAcacattttgtttcaaaaaatatttttagttgtcCAAGCTGGTTTCACACATTTGACTGGAACAGGAGTTTGGGGCACCCCAGGTGCTCAGGGTAAGGTAGCAGCATTATGCACCAATGATTCTGAGTACTTCTAATTTGCATCTGAAATAAGGGTATTTTTTGCATGTgcaaaaatgcagtttaataCTCCCAGTTAGTAATTAAAAACCCTCAGGATAAACCATGTTTGCCCACAAGAAGTGTAGTTGAATTTGTTTAATTAATTGCTGAGAAATCAGCTGCAGGCAACAAAATACATTTAGGTGAATCTGGTGAGTAAGAGGAACATTCACcaagcaaaccaaaccatttcaattcctgcaggagctggaaatCTTAGCTTAACCTCCAGTGAGCTACCTGTTCAGAAGGGATCCACATCCTTTGTTCCTTCAggacacagacaaaaaaaaaccccaattatTAAGAAGTGATTAAGGGTAAATTAAAGGGTAAAAAGATGGTTATTTGCTAGAGTGGATCAAGCAGATGAGTGGCACAGATGAGCCAAGCGTGCAATTTTTTCATCTTGTACATTAAACACCACATCATGATGCCTCCAGTGCAACgttcttgctttttgtttttgcagcagGTACCGCATCAGCTTCCTGGCACTGCACTGGGTGTACTCTGACTGACCAACTCTGCTGTGCAGGACCTCAAAGCTCTGCATAAGTGGGCCTGAAATCCATTTCCTGACCCCCTTGTGCTGAGAATACATCACTGTCCTTATCACACACCTAGCAGGCTTGTCTCAGTCACGCCTGGGTGCTCAGCCCATTCGGCACAGGAAATGCTGTCTGTAAGACACTGCCTGTGAAAGACAGACGGTTAATACGGCTGTCTGTAGTTTCACTATAGCCTGCAACCTCAAGTGAGAGATGCTAAATCAGTCAGGATGTCAGCACAGACCTGCTActgctcctttgtctctcttcCTGCTCGGCCAAGGCATCTCTGGTCTCTCTGAATTATGTTCTCTTCACTGAGAAGCACCTGATGGacgagaggaggaggaggaattaCTGCTCCTTCAGGCAGCTGAAAAAAGTAGAGACGGCTGAGGCAGAGAGCCGCGAGCACAGTAGGGCGAGTGGAGAGCAAATCAATCTTTCCTTGAGCTCAGCCACTTCCTCCATCAGTGTGAACGCTGGCAGGGCTTGGGGACCGCACCCTGGAGCCCCGATGGACacgagcagcagggctgggctgccgGGGCCGCCCGCGAGCCGTGCCACGGGAGCCGTGCGGGCTGTGCCGTGCCACGGGAGCCGTGCGGGCTGTGCCGTGCCACGGGAGCCGTGCTTGTCTCcggagctcagcccagccccgcCCCGGCTGTCCGGCTCTGCCCGtgcccaccccagcccctcggGGAATGGCTCGTTCCCGGTGCCCGGCCCGGACAGGGGGGCTGCGCTGCCGGGTCCCCAAGGTCCCTCCCTGCCCTACGGACCCGCGGAGAGGCGCAGgcccgtccgtccgtccgtccatccgtccatccgtccatccgtccatccatccctcccctgCTCGCTGTCAGCAGCGTCCGCACGGCCCCGAGCCGGCCGCCTCCTGCCAGGCCGGCTGGCATCAACTTTTCCACTTTCTATGCCAAgctttcccctccctccctccctccttcccggCCCTCCGAGCTCCCGCTCACCGGCCCGGGCCGCTGCCGCCTGTGCTGCTCGGGGGGATGAGGACGCTGGCGGTGCCGGGCGGGGagcaagaggaggaggaggaggaggaagccgCGCTCGGAAGCGGCG belongs to Cinclus cinclus chromosome 25, bCinCin1.1, whole genome shotgun sequence and includes:
- the THYN1 gene encoding thymocyte nuclear protein 1 isoform X1; this translates as MPWPSRKRDKGAVADKKEPDAKIAKTKEENSDKEEEEKPSKPPAGSSKSGWKNWKKKESGSGGEESKITYCHWLLKSEPESRLEKGVDVKFSVDDLKAQPNQTTCWDGVRNYQARNFLRSMKLGQQAFFYHSNCKEPGIVALVKIVKEAYPDHTQFDQKDPHYDSTSRKENPKWSMVDVQFVRMTKRFIPLSEIKAHHLAHKADGGPLKDMMLFTRQRLSIQPLTQGENLQALLIPPVRQAGSFTYDFSFLTTEEFDFVLSLEEEKPH
- the THYN1 gene encoding thymocyte nuclear protein 1 isoform X2 translates to MPWPSRKRDKGAVADKKEPDAKIAKTKEENSDKEEEEKPSKPPAGSSKSGWKNWKKKESGSGGEESKITYCHWLLKSEPESRLEKGVDVKFSVDDLKAQPNQTTCWDGVRNYQARNFLRSMKLGQQAFFYHSNCKEPGIVALVKIVKEAYPDHTQFDQKDPHYDSTSRKENPKWSMVDVQFVRMTKRFIPLSEIKAHHLAHKADGGPLKDMMLFTRQRLSIQPLTQEEFDFVLSLEEEKPH